From a region of the Nonlabens sp. Hel1_33_55 genome:
- a CDS encoding DUF4293 domain-containing protein gives MIQRIQTIWLILAAACSGGLVWLVSLWVDGDGNEVVAMDENAYFGAFALSTLLSIIAIFLYRNRKLQTVINRLNILLNLILLGVFVYRALTMSGATAVAEKGIGMFIPILSIVLLVLANRAIRKDEQLVKSVDRLR, from the coding sequence ATGATCCAAAGAATACAAACCATCTGGTTGATACTAGCCGCTGCCTGTAGTGGTGGACTGGTGTGGCTTGTTAGTCTATGGGTTGACGGTGATGGAAATGAGGTTGTGGCGATGGATGAAAATGCTTATTTTGGAGCCTTTGCCCTTAGCACACTGCTATCGATCATTGCCATATTTTTATACAGGAATAGAAAATTACAGACGGTGATCAACCGTTTGAACATATTATTAAACCTCATTCTACTAGGAGTTTTCGTATATCGAGCCCTAACGATGTCTGGAGCGACGGCGGTTGCAGAGAAAGGCATTGGGATGTTCATTCCTATCCTATCTATCGTTTTACTGGTCCTTGCAAATAGGGCTATAAGAAAGGATGAACAACTCGTAAAATCTGTGGATCGACTACGATAA
- the rho gene encoding transcription termination factor Rho — translation MFQIADLKSKKLPELQEIAQGLNVPKFRTMRKLDLVYKILDLQAANPDVVKKLDADDNSSADSQKQDAPQDRKPKPAPKKREPRAKKPNPRNQKDDKDTNDKSSDQKDTDSNDDKSNNKPNTRQVKSKDSTNKPNPRQKNQRDNKSSDNKNDKNGNDNRNDNRRDNKNDKDGNDNRNDNRRNDSNDKDGNDNRNPRQKNQRSNNQNNVPKGNKDTRNRYRDPEFEFDGIIESEGVLDMMPDGYGFLRSSDYNYLASPDDIYVSQSQVRLFGLKTGDTVLGMVRPPKEGEKYFPLIKISQINGLDPSVVRDRVSFEHLTPLFPDEKFNLADRRASVSTRVMDLFAPIGKGQRGMIVAQPKTGKTMLLKDIANAIAANHPEVYQLILLIDERPEEVTDMQRHVDGEVIASTFDKEAHDHVRVANIVLEKAKRMVECGHDVVILLDSITRLARAYNTVQPASGKVLSGGVDANALHKPKRFFGAARNIEGGGSLSIIATALTETGSKMDEVIFEEFKGTGNMELQLDRNISNRRIFPAIDLTSSSTRRDDLLLDKDTVQRMWIMRKYLADMNPVEAMEFMSQRIKQTRNNEEFLATMND, via the coding sequence ATGTTTCAAATAGCTGATTTAAAATCAAAGAAACTTCCTGAACTACAGGAAATTGCTCAAGGATTGAACGTCCCAAAATTCCGCACGATGCGCAAATTGGACCTAGTCTATAAAATCCTAGACCTACAAGCCGCTAATCCAGATGTGGTAAAAAAATTAGATGCTGACGATAACTCATCTGCAGATTCTCAAAAGCAGGATGCGCCGCAAGATCGCAAGCCTAAGCCAGCACCTAAAAAGCGTGAGCCTAGAGCAAAAAAGCCCAATCCTAGAAATCAAAAAGATGACAAGGACACTAATGACAAATCATCTGATCAAAAGGATACCGATTCTAACGATGACAAGTCAAACAATAAGCCTAACACACGTCAGGTAAAAAGTAAGGACTCTACCAACAAGCCGAATCCTAGACAAAAAAATCAACGCGACAACAAAAGTTCTGATAATAAGAATGATAAAAACGGTAATGACAACCGTAATGATAATCGTCGCGACAATAAGAACGATAAAGACGGTAATGATAACCGCAACGACAACCGTCGTAATGATTCTAATGATAAGGATGGTAATGATAATCGCAATCCACGCCAGAAGAATCAACGCAGCAATAATCAAAACAACGTTCCTAAAGGGAATAAAGATACCCGCAACCGCTACCGCGATCCTGAATTTGAATTTGACGGGATTATCGAGAGCGAAGGCGTTCTAGATATGATGCCTGACGGTTATGGGTTCCTACGCAGTAGTGACTACAATTACCTCGCATCTCCAGATGATATTTATGTATCTCAATCTCAAGTAAGATTATTTGGGTTGAAAACAGGTGATACTGTTTTAGGAATGGTACGTCCACCTAAAGAAGGTGAAAAATATTTCCCACTGATCAAGATCTCACAAATCAACGGTCTTGACCCAAGTGTGGTTCGTGATCGTGTATCATTTGAGCACTTGACACCATTGTTCCCAGATGAAAAATTCAACCTTGCAGACAGACGTGCGAGCGTCTCTACCAGGGTGATGGATCTTTTTGCTCCAATCGGTAAAGGACAACGTGGTATGATCGTAGCACAGCCCAAAACTGGTAAAACGATGTTATTGAAAGACATCGCAAATGCCATTGCTGCCAACCATCCAGAGGTTTATCAACTAATTTTATTGATTGATGAACGTCCAGAAGAGGTGACTGATATGCAACGTCACGTTGATGGTGAAGTGATCGCTTCCACATTTGATAAAGAGGCTCATGATCACGTACGTGTGGCAAATATCGTTTTAGAGAAAGCAAAACGAATGGTAGAATGTGGTCACGATGTCGTGATCCTACTTGATTCCATAACAAGACTTGCGAGAGCTTATAACACGGTACAACCTGCAAGTGGTAAAGTACTTTCTGGTGGTGTGGATGCAAATGCGTTACATAAACCGAAAAGATTCTTTGGAGCAGCACGTAATATTGAAGGTGGTGGATCACTTTCCATCATTGCAACGGCATTGACTGAGACTGGTTCTAAAATGGACGAGGTCATCTTTGAAGAATTTAAGGGAACTGGTAACATGGAGCTGCAACTGGATCGTAATATTTCGAACCGTCGCATCTTCCCAGCTATCGACCTTACCTCATCTTCTACACGTCGCGATGACTTGCTACTTGACAAAGACACGGTACAACGCATGTGGATCATGAGAAAATATCTAGCAGATATGAATCCTGTAGAAGCCATGGAATTCATGTCACAGCGCATCAAGCAAACTCGTAATAATGAAGAGTTTCTTGCAACGATGAACGACTAA